The following DNA comes from Cytophagia bacterium CHB2.
ATTGATTGGAACGTGACGGCGCGCGCCGGACATCCGTATGTCAAAGTCTTTGACGAAGAGCGCGAGCTTACGGTGATGCTGCTCGTCGATGTTAGTTCCTCCGGAAATTTCGGCACGCATGAACAGATGAAGGGCGACATTGCCGCGGAGATCTGCGCGTTGCTGGCATTCTCCGCAATCAAGAACAACGACAAAGTCGGCTTGATCATTTTTACCGATCGCATCGAGAAATTTGTGCCGCCGAAAAAGGGCCGCAGTCACGTGTTGCGCGTGCTGCGTGAGATACTTTATCATAAACCGGAAGGCACGGGCACCAACATTGCGGCGGCGCTGGAATACCTCAATCGCGTGATCCGGCGCAAAGCGGTGGTGTTTCTGGTTTCAGATTTTCTTTCGGAAGGTTATGAAAAGGCGCTGCGGGTGGCGAGCAAGCGCCACGATCTCGTCGCGATTCCGGTCACCGACCCGCGCGAGATGGATATTCCGAATGTCGGCTTCGTCGAGCTGGAAGATGCTGAAACCGGCGAGATTCATTTGCTTGACACCTCGAATGCCGCCAATCGCCAGGCGTTTGCGAAAGAAGCGGCCCGGCGCGGCTTGTTGCGGGAGAAAGCGTTGCGCGCCACTAATGTGGATCCCGTGGAAATTCGCACGAATCAGCCCTACATCGAGCCGCTGGTGCGGTTTTTCAAGATGCGGGCCAAGCGTTTTCGGTGAGAACGATGTTGAGCAAAGCCGAGACGTCTGCGATCTTTTGGGGCGTTCATTGAAAAGAAAACGCGGCCGGTGTTGATCCCTTATTGTCCCGTGCTTGAAACTGTTTCAAAGTCAATATCGTTCACTTAACATTTCGTACGTAGTCCCGGGCCCTTGCGGGCCGATGCCAACGCGAATAATCTCAATCTTCCTGCAGTGCCCCACGAGGGGCAGGACTACGAAGGATCGACGATTAAATAACTTTCCCAATCTCCAACCGCGAATAGACGCGAATCATCGCGAATTACTGACAATCGCGAATTGACTTGACACATCTTAGCCAGTAAAATCAAGGCTATTCTTGTCAAGGTAAATACCGAACATCAGTAAGAAGCATTAGCGACCATTCGCGTTGATTAGCGGTTTAAAGAAAATGAGTAAGTTATTTAAATGGCAATCCTAAGTACTCAATATTGGTTTTAAAATGTAATTCGATCCCGTGTCAACTCTCTGAAAGATCGGCAGTCATGAAAAATCTTTTAACCTGGAGTCAACGCCCGCTTGCAGTTGTCTTGCTGGCATTGCTGGCAGCCGGTTGCGAGCAAAAGCCAAAACCGAATCTCCCGGCGGAGAAAGCGCGCGATTTTGCCAACATTCTGTACAACCGCGAGCTTTACAAGCAAGCCGTCGTGGAGTATCAACAATATTTGCAGAACTATCCGCTCGATGAAGAAGAGCAGGCCAACATCAGCTTCACGATTGCCAACATCTATTTCGATCGTTTGCGCGATTATGAGGCGGCGCTGGCGTATTATCTGCGCGTGAAAGAGCTTTATCCGCGTAGCGGCCTGGTGGATGATTCCGAACGCCGCGTCGTGGAATGCCTCGAGCGGCTGCAACGTTCGGCTGACGCGC
Coding sequences within:
- a CDS encoding DUF58 domain-containing protein, with the translated sequence IDWNVTARAGHPYVKVFDEERELTVMLLVDVSSSGNFGTHEQMKGDIAAEICALLAFSAIKNNDKVGLIIFTDRIEKFVPPKKGRSHVLRVLREILYHKPEGTGTNIAAALEYLNRVIRRKAVVFLVSDFLSEGYEKALRVASKRHDLVAIPVTDPREMDIPNVGFVELEDAETGEIHLLDTSNAANRQAFAKEAARRGLLREKALRATNVDPVEIRTNQPYIEPLVRFFKMRAKRFR